In Edaphobacter aggregans, the sequence AGAACAATCTTCGCGGTCCGCACACTGCGCTGAACAGTTGGACAACAAGGTCTTGATGGAACCGGTAAAAGTTTGTGTTGATGGCTGAAGAGGAGTTTTGAGATTTTGAATCTGTTTCGAGGCTTGCGACCGTTGCAACGTGCAGACGCCGCCCGAGGCGTTCTGGCCGGAATCGTGTTGGCGGCTATGGATATCCCACAGGTACTGGGCTACGCCAAGATCGCTGGAATGCCGTTGGTGACGGGACTCTATTCGTTGCTGCTGCCACTGGTGGCGTTTGCAGCTTTCGGCTCGTCGAGATACTTGGTTGTCGCGGCGGACTCGGCCACGGCTGCAATCTTTGCTAGTGGGATGTCGGGCATGAAGCCCTTGGCAGAAGTGGGACATGTTGCTCTGGCTGGGGTCGTTGCATTGCTGACGGCAGGTATTTTGCTGATGGCGCGGCTCCTCCGGTTGGGGTTTATCGCGGACTTCCTTTCGCGGACAGTGCTGGTCGGCTTTCTTGCCGGGGTGGGACTGCAGGTGGCCATCTCCGTGTTGAGCGAGATGCTAGGAGTGCCGGTGAATTCGCGCAGGACTGTCGTGCAGCTTTGGGAGGTGCTTCACGGATTGCCTCGAGCGCATCTTCCGACATTGGCGGTGTCTGCCACGGTTCTGGGGTCTGTGTTGCTATTGCGGCGAGTCGCTCCGAAACTTCCAGGAGCACTGGTCGCCGTTATTGCAGCGATTGCAGCGAGCTCCACGTTGGATTTTGCGGGACATGGGATTGCGACGATTGGACCGGTCGCCGGAGGCTTGCCACACCTAAGCTTGTCGGGTCTTCTCATTCTTCGTGGGATGAGCTGGGAGGAGGTGGAGCTACTGCTGACGGTGTCGATCTCGTGCGCTGTGATCATCCTTACCCAGAGTGCGGCCACCTCTCGGATATATGCGGCTAAACACTATGAACAGGTGAGCGAGAACATCGATCTGTTGGGGCTTTCGGCCGCGAATGCTGCGTCGGCGCTAAGTGGAGGGTTTGTGGTGAATGGAAGCCCCACTCAGACGGCGATGATGGAGCTTGCCGGCGGCCAAAGCCAGCTCGCGCAGGTCACGACGGCGTTTGCGGTTGGAATAGTGCTCTTATTTTTGACCGGGCCGCTGCAGTATCTTCCAACCTGCGTGTTAGGCGTCGTGGTGTTCCTGGTTGCGCTCCACCTCATCGATTTGAAGGGACTGCGAGAGATCCGGGGCGAAAGCCCACAGGAGTATGCGCTGGCAGTGATGACAGCTGCGGTGGTACTCCTGGTGGGAGTGGAGCAGGGGATCGTGCTCGCGATGGTTTTGTCTCTATTACGTGTGGTGCGGCACAGCTACCATCCGCATAGCGGTGTGCTGGTCGCGGATGGCACGGGAGCCTGGAAGCTGGTACCGGTAGCACCAAATGTGGCCACAGAGCCTGGGTTGGTGCTGTATCGGTTTGGAGCCGCGCTATTTTATGCCAACGCCGGTCGGTTTCTGGAGGAGGTTTCCTGCGTGGTGCAGCCGATGCCGTCGGCGGTGCGCTGGGTAGTGGTGGACGCGGAGGCGATGACTCATGTCGACTACACGGCGTCGCGGGTGGTGATGCAGCTGAAGAGCGATCTTACTCACGCTGGGATCGAACTGGCATTTGCGCGCGTGCCATGGGATCTGCGGTCCGACTTCGATCGGCATCATCTGACAGAGACAATTGGACCGGCGCGAATCTTCAACCGTTTGCATGATGCGATTTCCGCCTTCGAGGGAATGGCGAGTGAGTCGGGAGAGAACGTCGGTGAGACGAAGTTGGACAGCGCGATACACCAAGTCGACCTGTTCGAAGGTTGATGATTCCCATTTAGCCGGCAAACAGAAAAGCTTAAATATTCGAAAACGAGGGATATGGCACTCTTCCTACTGCCTCCGATGTCATTGTCTTGCGCAATGCAAAGGCATTAAGTAGAGGCTTCCACGTCTGAAGCGTTTCTCTGAGCGCGAAGCTTTGATGGATAACGAATTCGGTCCTTTGTCACCGAGCTGGTAGCACTAAGCTGGGAAGGGCGTTCACCGTCCACGCTGATTGACGAACTGGCGTGCCGCGAGGAGGACGGTGGTGCATCCCATAAGTGTGAGTACCAGAGCGTTAAGCCATAGGTCTGTGAAGCCGGCTCCACGCAGAATGACACCGCGGAGGATCTGGATGTAGTAGGTGGCGGGGATAATGCGGCTGACGCCGCGAAAGAATGGTGGCATGGTGTCAATGAGAAAGATGTAGCCGGAAAGGAAGACCGAAGGCAGGACAGTACCCATGGAAAGTTGAAATGCCTCCGCTTGAGTGCGCGCTTTGGTTGAAATGAAGAGACCGACTCCGAGTACGGTGAGAAGGAAGGGCACCGACATTCCGAGAAGGGCGAAGACATTGCCGTGGATGGGCACCTGAAAGACAATGCGCATGATGGTGAGGATGAGGCAGAGTTCTCCGAAGCCCAGGACACCATAGGGAATCATCTTTCCGACCATAAGGCCGAGGGGGGCGACGGGAGTCATCGTGAGTTGCTCGAGGGTGCCACGTTCGCGTTCGCGCACGAGGCTGAGTGCGATGAGCAGGATGATCATAACCTGCAGCAGAATGGCGATGAGGCCGGGCACGAAGAAGTTCGCCGAGCGGGTGGCGGGGTTATAGAGCACGGAGGGGCGGACTTCGATGGGCAGCTGTGCGGAGCCGAGGATGCGGTTGAGGGACTGCTCCAGGGCGACTCCGGTGGAGGCGTTGATGGCCTGGCCCGCAACGGAGGAGTCGGAGCCGTCGATGAGGACGAGAACGGTGGCGGTGGCGCCGCTCTGGAGTTGGCGGGCGTAGTCGTAGGGAATCTTGATTGCCACGCGGGCGTGGCCGGCGCGCATGGCCGCATACATGTCGGGATTCGACTGGACGGTGAGGGCGAGACGGAAGGTGTCGGATGCGGCGAAGCTCTCGAGTAGCTGCCGGCTTTGTTGGGTGTGTGATTCGTCGAGGACGACGGTTGGGATTTGCCTGATGTTGGTGTCGACTGCGAAGCCGAAGAGAAATAGCTGGATGAGCGGGATGAGGAGAGCGAAGAAGAGGGTACCAGGATCGCGGACGATGTGGGTGAACTCCTTGCGGCAGACGGGCCACAGGCCGTAGAAGAGTGAGTTCATTTTGCGGCCTCCATGATCTGGTAGGTCAGGGTGACGAAAACGTCTTCGAGTGAGGGCACAATGGGTTGAATTTTTGCCTGGGGGAATTGCGCGCGGAGGGCGTCGATGTGGTTGGTTTCAACGAGGGAGTGGATGGAGCGGCCGAAGATTGTGGCTTCGCGCACGCCAGGTTGTTTGCGCAATGCGGTGAGGGCAGTGGAGGCGTCTGGGGTCTCGAGCTGCACACGCGTGGTTCCGGGTGGATTGGCTGAGGGTAGATGCTGCAGATCGCTGATAGTGCCGAGAGCGACGAGTTTCGACATGTAGATGTAACCAACACGGCCGCAACGCTCGGCCTCGTCCATGTAGTGCGTGGTGACAAAGAAGGTGACGCCCTGACCAGAAAGGAGGAAGAAGAGGTCCCAAAGGGAGCGGCGAGCCACGGGATCGATGCCGGCGGTGGGCTCGTCGAGGAAGACGACCTCGGGCGAATGGATAATAGCGCAGCCGAGGGCGAGGCGCTGTTTCCAGCCGCCAGAAAGGGCGTTGACTCTGCGGTGCAGATAGGGTTCTAGGCCGGTGAGGCTGAGGATTTCCTGGATGCGCTGGGTTGCGCGCGGGCCGGTAATGCCGTAGACGCCGGAGTAGAAGCCGAGGTTCTCGGAGACGGTGAGGTCTTCGTAGAGGCCGAATTTTTGCGACATGTAGCCGATATGGCGCTTGATGTCGGCGGCGTCTTTGCGGATGTCCATACCGAGGATGGTGCCTGTGCCTTCGGTTGGCACGATGAGTCCGCAGAGGGCCTTGATGATGGTGGTTTTGCCGGAGCCGTTGGGGCCCAGGAAACCAAAGAGTTCTCCTTTGTTGATGTCGAAGGAGACGTCGTTGACTGCAGTGAAGTCGCCGAAGCGGATGGTGAGGTGGTCGGCGGTGATGACGGGAGTCATTGCAGCCGTACCGTTGCCGACATGCCGGATTTGAGCGCGCCGTCGGGGTTGTCGACGCGTACTTTAACTCCGAAGACCTGGTGTTGGCGGTCGTCGCGGGTTTGAACATTGCGGGGGAGGAACTCAGCCTGAGCGGCGATCTCCTGTACGTTTCCAGTGAAGGGGCGATTCTGAAGGGAGTCGACTTCGACGCGTGCCGATTGGCCGACGCGGACGGCAGAGAGGTCTGTTTCGGGGACGTAGACCTTAACCCAGAGTTGCGAGGATTCGAGCATGGTGACGACGATCTTGCCAGGACCGACGAGATCGCCTGTGCGCACGCTGACTGTCTGGACCAGTCCGTCGGCCGGGGCAAAGAGGTTCGCCTCTTTCAACTGAACGTCGAGTTGGTCAACGTGTGCCTGAGCCTCCTCCATCTTGGCGCGGCCTGCGTCGATGTCTTCTTTGCGATAGCCGCGTTTCATGAGGTCGGCCGCCGCCTGCGCCTGGTGGTAGCGCTCTTGAGCGGCCTGCAGGTCTTCCTTGCGTGTGCCGGCCTGTAGGAGAGCAAGGCGTTGGTGAAGAGACTCGGCCTTTTGAGCAGTCGAATCGCGCGTGGCTTTTGCGTTGTCGTATTGCTGGCGAGAGACAGTGTCGCCGCGTACAAGTGTGTCCATTCGCTGGAAGTTGATTTGGGCGTTGGCTGCATCGGTTTTGGCGGCGTCGTAGTCAGCCTCTGCTTGCTTCAGCTCTTGTGACCGAGGTCCGCTTTCTGCGGCGTCGAGCATTG encodes:
- a CDS encoding ATP-binding cassette domain-containing protein; this encodes MTPVITADHLTIRFGDFTAVNDVSFDINKGELFGFLGPNGSGKTTIIKALCGLIVPTEGTGTILGMDIRKDAADIKRHIGYMSQKFGLYEDLTVSENLGFYSGVYGITGPRATQRIQEILSLTGLEPYLHRRVNALSGGWKQRLALGCAIIHSPEVVFLDEPTAGIDPVARRSLWDLFFLLSGQGVTFFVTTHYMDEAERCGRVGYIYMSKLVALGTISDLQHLPSANPPGTTRVQLETPDASTALTALRKQPGVREATIFGRSIHSLVETNHIDALRAQFPQAKIQPIVPSLEDVFVTLTYQIMEAAK
- a CDS encoding ABC transporter permease; translated protein: MNSLFYGLWPVCRKEFTHIVRDPGTLFFALLIPLIQLFLFGFAVDTNIRQIPTVVLDESHTQQSRQLLESFAASDTFRLALTVQSNPDMYAAMRAGHARVAIKIPYDYARQLQSGATATVLVLIDGSDSSVAGQAINASTGVALEQSLNRILGSAQLPIEVRPSVLYNPATRSANFFVPGLIAILLQVMIILLIALSLVRERERGTLEQLTMTPVAPLGLMVGKMIPYGVLGFGELCLILTIMRIVFQVPIHGNVFALLGMSVPFLLTVLGVGLFISTKARTQAEAFQLSMGTVLPSVFLSGYIFLIDTMPPFFRGVSRIIPATYYIQILRGVILRGAGFTDLWLNALVLTLMGCTTVLLAARQFVNQRGR
- a CDS encoding HlyD family secretion protein; the protein is MKRTVIIGIAALAVLIVAGWLIHSCANSKNSFVYSGTIETREIQIGSKIGGRVIQVLVEEGQAVKAGTLLVQFEFDDVKAQRAQAQAQLEQAQADYHRLQRGNRPEEIAQAQANAQMQRAMLDAAESGPRSQELKQAEADYDAAKTDAANAQINFQRMDTLVRGDTVSRQQYDNAKATRDSTAQKAESLHQRLALLQAGTRKEDLQAAQERYHQAQAAADLMKRGYRKEDIDAGRAKMEEAQAHVDQLDVQLKEANLFAPADGLVQTVSVRTGDLVGPGKIVVTMLESSQLWVKVYVPETDLSAVRVGQSARVEVDSLQNRPFTGNVQEIAAQAEFLPRNVQTRDDRQHQVFGVKVRVDNPDGALKSGMSATVRLQ
- a CDS encoding SulP family inorganic anion transporter, yielding MNLFRGLRPLQRADAARGVLAGIVLAAMDIPQVLGYAKIAGMPLVTGLYSLLLPLVAFAAFGSSRYLVVAADSATAAIFASGMSGMKPLAEVGHVALAGVVALLTAGILLMARLLRLGFIADFLSRTVLVGFLAGVGLQVAISVLSEMLGVPVNSRRTVVQLWEVLHGLPRAHLPTLAVSATVLGSVLLLRRVAPKLPGALVAVIAAIAASSTLDFAGHGIATIGPVAGGLPHLSLSGLLILRGMSWEEVELLLTVSISCAVIILTQSAATSRIYAAKHYEQVSENIDLLGLSAANAASALSGGFVVNGSPTQTAMMELAGGQSQLAQVTTAFAVGIVLLFLTGPLQYLPTCVLGVVVFLVALHLIDLKGLREIRGESPQEYALAVMTAAVVLLVGVEQGIVLAMVLSLLRVVRHSYHPHSGVLVADGTGAWKLVPVAPNVATEPGLVLYRFGAALFYANAGRFLEEVSCVVQPMPSAVRWVVVDAEAMTHVDYTASRVVMQLKSDLTHAGIELAFARVPWDLRSDFDRHHLTETIGPARIFNRLHDAISAFEGMASESGENVGETKLDSAIHQVDLFEG